The following are encoded together in the Actinoplanes sp. N902-109 genome:
- a CDS encoding TIGR00730 family Rossman fold protein — MTDSPDGHAPKSQERHRGAVTLRRESIPPSTADEKLLDSHHRGEWKTKDAWRALRILSEFVEGFDTLADLPPAVSVFGSARSRPDSPECELAADLGAALAEAGYAVITGGGPGVMEAANRGATEAGGMSVGLGIELPFEQGLNSWVDIGIDFRYFFVRKTMFVKYAQAFVVLPGGFGTLDELFEAITLVQTRKVTRFPVVLMGVDYWGGLLDWIKQRLLTEGKVGPDDMELIMLTDNVEEAVQYIVEADKALAEGKR; from the coding sequence ATGACGGACAGCCCCGACGGTCACGCCCCCAAGTCCCAGGAGCGTCATCGCGGCGCTGTCACCCTGCGACGCGAGTCGATCCCGCCGAGCACCGCCGACGAGAAGCTGCTCGACTCGCACCACCGCGGCGAGTGGAAGACCAAGGACGCCTGGCGTGCGCTGCGCATCCTGTCCGAGTTCGTCGAGGGCTTCGACACCCTCGCCGACCTGCCGCCCGCGGTCAGCGTCTTCGGCTCGGCCCGCAGCCGCCCGGACAGCCCGGAGTGCGAGCTGGCCGCCGACCTCGGCGCCGCGCTGGCCGAGGCGGGCTATGCGGTGATCACCGGCGGCGGCCCCGGCGTGATGGAAGCGGCCAACCGCGGGGCCACCGAGGCCGGCGGCATGTCCGTGGGGCTGGGCATCGAGCTCCCCTTCGAGCAGGGCCTCAACAGCTGGGTCGACATCGGCATCGACTTCCGCTACTTCTTCGTCCGCAAGACCATGTTCGTCAAGTACGCCCAGGCGTTCGTGGTCCTGCCCGGCGGTTTCGGCACCCTCGACGAGCTGTTCGAGGCGATCACCCTGGTTCAGACGCGCAAGGTGACCCGCTTCCCGGTGGTGCTGATGGGCGTCGACTACTGGGGTGGCCTGCTGGACTGGATCAAGCAGCGCCTGCTCACCGAGGGCAAGGTGGGCCCGGACGACATGGAACTGATCATGCTGACGGACAATGTGGAGGAAGCCGTGCAGTACATCGTGGAGGCCGACAAGGCCCTGGCCGAGGGCAAGCGCTGA